A single Pseudochaenichthys georgianus chromosome 10, fPseGeo1.2, whole genome shotgun sequence DNA region contains:
- the tbx22 gene encoding T-box transcription factor TBX22 translates to MQGLSSRAHAFSVEALVGKPCKRMKVSDDSSSAADTGSETSTFTGLNEYPVSQMKKAGSSTPRRAEDTSCDPQRQPVRSGAEEADPGVEESKPKESDLLPDREVRVDLQGSELWKRFYEIGTEMIITKAGRRMFPSVRVKVRNLDPGQQYYIAMDVMPVDSKRYRYVYHSSQWMVAGNTDHSCISPRLYVHPDSPCAGETWMRQVISFDRVKLTNNEMDDKGHIILQSMHKYRPRVHVIRHDPRMDLSQIQSLPAEGVHSFSFPETEFTTVTAYQNQQITKLKIDRNPFAKGFRDPGRNRGVLDGLLESYPWRGPLSLDFKPFTIQLQGSSGSPTGSIKTLLPLSSSSPLHPFAVSARSCHDAALHTLTLPLYGKTSTASPLPSRAFSSLGVDRLRGLPPLPDLPFLSALQPKKPLQCRDPCPGSLFPLHGPFGPHGPSLLPHLSDTAGPYCFYRYSFPLNPQLTALSRHAKLAEDTTDCLLRPSPWHPTTNHCL, encoded by the exons ATGCAGGGTCTGAGTTCCCGGGCTCACGCGTTCTCTGTGGAGGCGCTGGTCGGGAAACCCTGCAAGAGGATGAAAGTGTCGGATGATTCAAGTTCAGCTGCAGACACCGGCAGCGAGACGAGCACCTTCACCG GCCTGAACGAATATCCTGTCAGTCAGATGAAGAAAGCCGGTTCATCAACTCCGAGGAGGGCAGAGGACACTTCCTGTGACCCTCAGAGACAGCCTGTCAGGTCCGGGGCCGAGGAGGCTGACCCCGGTGTAGAGGAGAGCAAGCCCAAGGAGAGCGACCTCCTCCCGGACAGAGAAGTCCGGGTGGATCTGCAGGGCTCCGAGCTGTGGAAGAGGTTCTATGAGATCGGAACCGAGATGATCATCACCAAAGCTGGCAG GAGAATGTTCCCCTCTGTGCGCGTCAAAGTGCGCAACCTGGACCCGGGCCAACAGTACTACATCGCGATGGACGTCATGCCCGTGGATTCCAAACGCTACAG GTATGTGTACCACAGCTCGCAGTGGATGGTGGCGGGGAACACGGACCACTCCTGCATCTCCCCGCGGCTCTACGTGCACCCGGACTCCCCGTGCGCGGGAGAGACGTGGATGCGTCAGGTGATCAGCTTCGACCGGGTCAAACTCACCAACAACGAGATGGACGATAAGGGGCAT ATCATTCTCCAGTCGATGCACAAATACAGGCCACGTGTGCACGTCATCCGGCACGACCCTCGCATGGACCTGTCGCAGATCCAATCGCTGCCTGCTGAGGGAGTGCACAGCTTCTCCTTCCCTGAAACGGAGTTCACCACAGTCACAGCCTACCAGAACCAACAG ATCACAAAACTGAAGATCGACAGGAACCCGTTCGCCAAGGGCTTCAGAGATCCAGGAAGGAATAG ggGAGTGTTGGATGGCCTTTTGGAGTCCTATCCCTGGAGAGGCCCTCTCAGCTTGGACTTCAAGCCGTTCACCATACAGCTCCAAG GGAGCTCGGGGTCGCCGACCGGCAGTATAAAGACTCTTCTCCCCctctcctcttcttctcccCTACACCCGTTCGCCGTCTCTGCGCGCTCCTGCCATGATGCCGCTCTCCACACCCTCACTCTGCCTCTCTACGGAAAGACCTCCACGGCCTCTCCGCTGCCCAGTAGGGCCTTCTCCTCCCTGGGAGTAGACAGACTGAGAGGCCTGCCCCCACTACCAGACCTTCCTTTCCTCTCAGCGCTTCAGCCAAAGAAACCTCTCCAATGTAGGGACCCATGTCCGGGGAGCCTCTTCCCCCTCCACGGCCCCTTTGGTCCTCACGGGCCTTCTCTGCTCCCTCATCTCTCTGACACTGCAGGCCCTTACTGTTTCTACCGCTACAGCTTCCCCCTGAACCCCCAACTCACAGCTCTTTCCCGGCACGCCAAACTAGCCGAagacaccacagactgtctgctgCGCCCGTCTCCGTGGCACCCGACCACCAACCACTGCCTCTGA